A stretch of Mobula birostris isolate sMobBir1 chromosome 2, sMobBir1.hap1, whole genome shotgun sequence DNA encodes these proteins:
- the qrsl1 gene encoding glutamyl-tRNA(Gln) amidotransferase subunit A, mitochondrial gives MMTMRGWNLREVSLALRQGQISPTELCQRCLSLIRKTKVLNAYITVTEEQALKQAAGAENRLRRGNPLGPLDGVPVAVKDNFSTDGIETTCASNMLKGYVPPFNATVVQRLLDQGAVLMGKTNLDEFAMGSGSVDSIYGPVRNPWGYSEQYRERHVEDGDVEDSNWVVAGGSSGGSAAAVASLTCFASLGSDTGGSTRNPAAHCGLVGFKSTYGLLSRHGLIPLVNSMDVPGIMSRCVDDVSTVFGVLAGHDPKDSTTVQDPFKPFELPDEIDVRNLCVGIPKEYHAPGLSSETLKVWTKAAELFENAGARVVEVSVPHTQYSNVCYHVLCTTEVASNMARFDGLEYGHRSKVENSTESMYAATRHEGFNDVVRGRILAGNYFLLKQNYNDYFVKAQKVRRLIANDFLKVFRSGVDVLLTPTTLSDASTYLEFIKEDNRTRTAQEDVFTQPVNLAGLPAIAVPATLSGRGLPLSLQFIGRAFCDKQLLTVAKWFEQQMNFPLLNLQALLNNCSDLVKPQSSVGVS, from the exons ATGATGACCATGAGAGGCTGGAATCTGCGGGAG GTTTCCCTGGCTTTAAGGCAAGGGCAAATTAGTCCGACTGAGCTATGCCAGAGATGTCTGTCTTTAATCAGGAAAACAAAAGTTTTGAATGCCTATATTACTGTCACTGAGGAGCAAGCCCTGAAACAGGCTGCAGGTGCAGAGAACAGACTGCGGAGAG GAAATCCTTTAGGTCCATTAGATGGAGTTCCAGTTGCTGTTAAAGATAACTTCAGCACTGATGGTATTGAGACGACATGTGCATCAAATATGTTAAAAG GTTATGTTCCACCTTTTAATGCCACAGTAGTGCAGCGGTTACTGGACCAAGGTGCTGTTTTGATGGGAAAGACCAATCTCGATGAATTTGCAATGGG GAGTGGAAGTGTCGATAGCATCTATGGGCCAGTAAGGAATCCTTGGGGGTATTCTGAACAATACAGAGAACGGCATGTTGAAGATGGTGATGTGGAAGACTCCAACTGGGTGGTAGCAGGTGGCAGCTCTGGTGGTAGTGCAGCAGCTGTTGCTTCACTGACATGCTTTGC TTCTTTAGGTTCAGATACAGGTGGTTCCACGCGTAATCCTGCAGCGCATTGTGGGCTTGTTGGCTTTAAGAGTACTTACGGATTGCTGTCTCGCCATGGCCTCATACCGTTGGTCAATTCTATGGATGTTCCTGGCATTATGAGCAGATGTGTAGACGATGTAAGCACTGTATTTG GTGTGCTTGCTGGCCATGATCCCAAAGACTCCACCACTGTACAAGATCCATTCAAACCCTTTGAGTTACCTGATGAGATCGATGTAAGAAATCTATGTGTTGGAATTCCAAAG gagtaTCATGCACCTGGACTTTCCAGTGAAACATTGAAAGTGTGGACAAAGGCAGCTGAGCTGTTTGAAAACGCAGGTGCCAGAGTTGTTGAAGTCTCTGTTCCTCACACCCAATACTCAAATGTATGCTATCATGTCCTGTGCACTACAGAAGTAGCATCCAATATGGCTCGCTTCGATGGACTGGAATATG GGCACCGCAGTAAAGTGGAAAATTCAACAGAATCCATGTATGCAGCAACCAGGCATGAAGGCTTTAATGATGTGGTTCGAGGAAGAATCCTGGCAGGCAATTACTTTCTTCTAAAACA GAATTACAATGACTATTTTGTTAAAGCCCAGAAAGTGAGACGCCTTATTGCAAATGACTTTCTGAAGGTTTTCAGATCAGGCGTTGATGTCCTCCTTACACCCACAACTCTAAGTGATGCCTCCACATATCTTGAGTTTATCAAAGAAGATAACCGGACGAGGACTGCACAAGAGGATGTTTTTACACAGCCAGTGAACCTAGCAG GTTTGCCAGCTATAGCTGTACCTGCCACATTGTCAGGAAGAGGACTGCCACTTAGCCTTCAGTTCATTGGACGGGCCTTCTGTGATAAGCAACTACTGACTGTTGCCAAATGGTTTGAACAACAAATGAATTTTCCACTTCTCAATCTCCAGGCACTGTTAAATAATTGTAGCGATCTTGTTAAACCTCAGAGTTCAGTTGGTGTCTCCTGA